One segment of Microcoleus sp. FACHB-831 DNA contains the following:
- a CDS encoding MFS transporter, which yields MLQSTGMTWGLCKTLFWLGQVPVDNTATTPKEAAFIFAGPQFLMALVAGVVLAFAIQLLITNLGVAYLLGNTSDSKSHDDDADSLGTSIRKIGTALGLATLISVTVALSIACFLAVKLSLNNSDRFLGAIIGLVIWGTYFSLLVWVGSAKVGSLIGSVVNAASSGLQTIFGTATAALGAKAVNDQVVATAEAAAVAVRRELGSAIDPTSIRETLEDYFDRLRPAELDLKSIRGEFEKLLNDPQLKAIAPENLRDIDRSKFVELVSSRTDLSKRDVKRIVDQLENVWKQVVDQQAPQAKNGMGELLDYLKSASPDKLTNELGGKLDQLIGEMRSNKQPGENQDQQTPGMMDRLITTLSPVLGVVMGRTDISDLDLEKILGQLQTAKAKVNEVSDKIAGEVSGTPALPYSTIRADVDNYLLNTYSWQMKPEVLAQEFRDVIYDPQADPKKVRQQIEQLKRSDFVDLLQQRGIFTQAKINEIADRLEAVRQDVLATVRQAEEEEKISTLRKSVENYLRYTPVEQLSQEAIDRDFPAWLEDPDADYETVRRRLAVFDRDTLLQMLLARTDINAAQAEPIVTNLISTRDRVLTDAQSQEEQAKSQAEALWLKVESYLRNTGKDELNPEGIKRDLSLFLDDPRIGLSLVRARASRFDRDTLVQLLSSRQDISQDQANQIVDQVQSRWNSVMHAPQAVADKAKELTGTAKDQYDKTTNTIAEYLRNTGKDELNPEGIKRDLQKLLDDPKGGALALRDRVSNIDRDTLVKLLSQRQDLSEEQVNQIIDQVQENLRSIVRAPRRLAARTQAKVQDFQSTLQEYLRNTGKDELNPEGIKRDLQLLLHDPRTGVESFADRLSKVDRETVVSLLSQRPDISEEEANRIVDQVLAVREQFVEQVRDIQRRIQSVIDGVFAKIRNYLNSLDRPELNYDGIKHDVRTLFDDPQAGFDALKDRLGHFNRDTVVALLSSREDISEADANRIVDQIERTRTSVLQRAERLQQEAQRRVEDVKRQAQRQAEETRKAAATAAWWLFGTAATSAIASAIAGALAVRGG from the coding sequence ATGTTACAAAGTACAGGAATGACTTGGGGGCTGTGCAAAACACTATTCTGGCTCGGTCAGGTTCCCGTGGATAACACAGCAACCACGCCCAAAGAGGCAGCGTTTATATTTGCAGGGCCGCAGTTTTTGATGGCATTGGTTGCTGGGGTGGTTCTGGCGTTTGCAATCCAATTGCTGATAACAAACTTGGGTGTTGCCTACTTATTGGGAAATACCTCAGATTCTAAATCGCATGATGACGATGCAGACAGCTTAGGAACCAGCATTCGCAAAATTGGAACCGCGCTAGGGTTGGCAACATTAATCAGTGTAACGGTTGCCTTATCCATAGCTTGTTTCCTAGCAGTGAAACTGAGCCTAAATAACAGCGATCGCTTCTTGGGAGCTATTATAGGCTTAGTAATTTGGGGGACTTATTTTTCCCTACTCGTCTGGGTGGGTTCGGCAAAAGTCGGTTCCTTAATCGGTTCGGTAGTTAATGCCGCAAGTTCCGGATTGCAAACAATTTTTGGAACAGCAACCGCCGCACTGGGAGCAAAAGCAGTAAACGATCAGGTTGTGGCGACAGCCGAAGCAGCAGCCGTAGCGGTGCGCCGCGAATTGGGGTCAGCGATAGACCCAACAAGCATACGCGAGACGCTAGAAGATTATTTTGATAGGCTGCGACCAGCAGAACTAGACCTCAAATCAATTCGGGGCGAATTTGAAAAATTGCTCAACGATCCCCAATTGAAAGCGATCGCTCCAGAAAATCTCCGCGACATCGACAGATCGAAGTTTGTTGAATTAGTCAGCAGTCGCACCGACCTCTCGAAGCGAGACGTGAAAAGAATCGTCGATCAGCTAGAGAATGTCTGGAAACAGGTTGTAGACCAGCAAGCGCCTCAAGCTAAAAATGGGATGGGCGAATTGTTGGACTATCTCAAATCGGCTTCCCCAGATAAGCTGACGAACGAACTAGGCGGAAAGCTCGATCAGCTGATTGGAGAAATGCGCTCGAATAAACAGCCGGGAGAAAACCAAGATCAACAAACTCCAGGTATGATGGATCGCTTAATCACTACGCTAAGCCCAGTTCTTGGCGTGGTAATGGGCAGAACCGATATATCGGATCTCGATCTCGAAAAAATTCTGGGTCAGCTACAAACAGCTAAAGCCAAAGTAAACGAGGTAAGCGATAAAATAGCAGGCGAGGTTAGCGGTACCCCAGCGCTTCCTTACAGCACCATTCGCGCCGACGTAGATAACTACCTGCTCAACACATACTCGTGGCAGATGAAGCCAGAAGTGCTGGCGCAGGAATTTCGGGATGTTATCTACGATCCGCAAGCAGATCCCAAGAAAGTTCGCCAGCAAATAGAGCAGTTGAAGCGGTCAGATTTTGTAGATTTGCTGCAACAGCGGGGCATATTTACTCAAGCCAAAATCAACGAAATTGCCGATCGGCTAGAAGCCGTCCGCCAAGATGTTTTGGCAACAGTGCGGCAAGCTGAAGAAGAAGAAAAGATATCAACACTCCGCAAGAGTGTAGAAAATTATCTGCGCTACACTCCAGTCGAACAATTGTCGCAAGAAGCAATCGATCGAGATTTCCCAGCGTGGCTGGAAGATCCCGACGCAGACTATGAAACGGTGCGTCGTCGCCTTGCAGTGTTTGACCGCGACACGCTTTTGCAAATGCTGTTAGCTCGGACAGATATAAATGCAGCACAAGCCGAGCCGATAGTAACGAATTTGATAAGCACCCGCGATCGCGTCTTAACAGATGCTCAGTCGCAAGAAGAACAAGCCAAATCTCAAGCAGAGGCGTTGTGGCTCAAGGTAGAGTCTTATCTGCGTAACACTGGTAAGGATGAACTGAATCCAGAAGGCATCAAGCGGGATTTAAGTTTGTTCTTAGACGATCCCCGTATAGGATTGAGTTTAGTGCGTGCCCGTGCGTCTCGCTTTGACCGCGATACCTTAGTGCAATTGCTCTCATCGCGCCAAGACATAAGCCAGGATCAAGCGAATCAGATCGTAGATCAAGTGCAGAGCCGCTGGAATAGCGTTATGCATGCACCGCAAGCAGTAGCAGATAAAGCTAAAGAGTTGACTGGTACGGCTAAAGACCAGTACGACAAAACAACAAATACGATCGCCGAGTACCTCCGCAACACTGGCAAGGACGAACTCAACCCCGAAGGCATCAAGCGCGATTTGCAGAAATTGTTGGACGATCCCAAAGGAGGAGCGCTGGCGCTGCGCGATCGCGTAAGTAATATCGACCGCGATACCCTCGTCAAGCTGCTCAGCCAACGGCAAGATCTCAGCGAGGAGCAAGTCAATCAAATCATCGATCAGGTGCAAGAAAACCTTCGCAGCATCGTCAGAGCGCCCCGCCGCTTAGCTGCTCGTACTCAAGCCAAAGTACAGGATTTTCAATCAACTCTTCAAGAGTACCTGCGGAACACTGGGAAGGACGAACTCAATCCCGAAGGTATCAAGCGCGACTTGCAATTGTTGCTGCACGATCCCCGAACTGGAGTGGAGAGTTTTGCCGACCGCCTATCTAAGGTTGACCGCGAAACAGTAGTCTCGCTCTTGTCGCAACGCCCGGATATTTCTGAAGAAGAAGCGAACCGAATTGTGGATCAAGTCTTGGCGGTGCGCGAGCAATTTGTAGAACAAGTTCGCGATATCCAGCGTCGCATTCAATCGGTTATTGATGGGGTATTTGCCAAAATTCGCAATTACCTCAACTCGCTGGATCGGCCAGAACTTAACTATGACGGCATCAAGCACGATGTTCGCACCTTGTTTGATGACCCGCAAGCTGGTTTTGATGCTCTCAAAGATCGCCTTGGTCACTTTAATCGCGATACCGTAGTAGCGCTCCTCAGTTCCCGCGAGGATATCTCGGAAGCTGACGCCAATCGCATCGTAGACCAGATCGAACGGACGCGCACGAGCGTGCTTCAACGGGCGGAACGCTTGCAGCAAGAAGCGCAACGACGGGTGGAAGATGTTAAACGGCAAGCCCAGCGCCAAGCCGAGGAAACCCGCAAAGCCGCAGCTACAGCAGCATGGTGGTTGTTTGGCACGGCAGCTACCTCAGCAATTGCTAGCGCGATCGCTGGAGCATTAGCAGTCCGGGGCGGTTAA